One window of Daphnia carinata strain CSIRO-1 chromosome 7, CSIRO_AGI_Dcar_HiC_V3, whole genome shotgun sequence genomic DNA carries:
- the LOC132088148 gene encoding putative ankyrin repeat protein RF_0381, whose product MQYDRKKDFIGKGASGSVFCGTFNDQKVAIKRIELVGEPDNFLDNELKALQQIDHANVVKLFHFESDDTFKYFALEFCDASLDQLFFKSGDPKKYKGPIPLPIEMFLHLASGLAYIHSRDFTHRDIKPANILISLKKTDQGQQATMKWGDFGLCRPVNERGTFTMSGIKGTLSWLAPELYDLMESNGDGQRGTVNSDVFAEGLVFGYILLNGIHLYGSDDELMTNIKQNKPINMEKIHNLHWARSLLTQMLTTKPNERIASGDVVTKLQTIEANRGINVTSTDEKGLNALHWVCANNSNSNLMGEIELLIQTGIDVNATSNNKWNALHVLCAHNSSPHLIDTIRLLIKLGIDANAKEKDGWNAIHLLCRFNSNKNLFTVVRFLIEVGVNKNATTDDGLSIFHTLCATQSSSNPTDAIELLIQDGISINVRSKDGWNVLHTLCANNSSSILIDAIKKLIQLGINVNAKSNSGLNALHALCAKNSSSNLVAATQVLIELGIDKNAKDKDGFNVLHFLCANNSNQNLIDAITFFVEEGIDINSKRRNGWNALHTLCANNCSPYLVETIKLLIKLGIDTNAKSNKGLSALHVLCAHNSSPYLTDAITFLIQNGMDRNAIDKDGFNALHTLCAYNLSPKFTDAILCLMQHNIAKDAKINNGWNILHVMCANNPNPNIAKVIHPLINYAADVKGEEGHNILHALCINNVNPNLVALIDYIISLGIHVNAKDEEGHNVLHTLCANNSSSNLVGAIERLVKKGIAVNATNEDGQTALHYLCAKHSSKHLIEAIKLLIELGIDIHATDKNGWNALHFLCEYNSNENLFDAVKVLIELGIEINSNGYDAQILLRNSYKKENLEEIIKLFEKTYAVNG is encoded by the exons ATGCAGTACGACAGGAAGAAGGATTTTATAGGAAAAGGTGCATCCGGTTCAGTGTTTTGTGGTACATTTAACGATCAAAAGGTAGCCATCAAACGGATTGAGCTGGTTGGTGAACCAGACAACTTTCTTGACAACGAGCTTAAAGCTCTCCAGCAGATAGACCATGCGAACGTTGTCAAACTATTTCATTTCGAAAGCGATGATACCTTCAA ATATTTTGCTTTGGAATTTTGCGACGCATCATTGGatcagcttttctttaaatcggGCGATCCTAAGAAATATAAAGGACCTATACCACTCCCTATCGAAATGTTTCTCCATTTAGCTTCAGGCCTTGCCTATATCCATTCGCGGGATTTTACTCATCGAGATATTAAACCGGCAAACATTCTGATTTCTCTCAAAAAAACTGACCAAGGTCAACAGGCAACGATGAAGTGGGGTGATTTTGGATTATGCCGACCCGTGAATGAACGAGGAACATTCACAATGAGTGGAATCAAGGGAACTCTATCTTGGTTAGCTCCTGAATTGTACGACTTAATGGAAAGCAACGGCGACGGCCAACGGGGTACAGTTAATAGCGATGTCTTCGCAGAAGGCCTCGTCTTTGGTTACATTCTCTTGAATGGAATACATCTCTACGGTTCGGATGATGAACTTATGACGaacatcaaacaaaataaaccgATTAATATGGAGA AGATTCACAATTTGCATTGGGCACGCAGTTTGTTAACGCAAATGTTGACCACTAAACCTAATGAGAGGATCGCATCAGGAGATGTCGTTACTAAACTTCAAACCATTGAAGCGAAT CGCGGTATCAATGTAACATCAACGGACGAAAAAGGGTTGAACGCTCTACATTGGGTGTgtgcaaacaattcaaactCAAACTTAATGGGAGAAATCGAGTTGTTAATTCAAAcaggaatcgacgtgaacgcaacgAGCAACAACAAATGGAACGCACTCCACGTTTTGTGTGCACACAATTCAAGCCCGCATTTAATTGATACAATCAGATTGTTAAtcaaactcggcatcgacgCGAATGCAAAGGAAAAGGACGGATGGAACGCGATCCATTTACTCTGTCGATTTAAttccaacaaaaatttattcaCCGTGGTTAGATTTTTAATTGAAGTCGGAGTCAACAAAAATGCAACGACAGATGACGGATTAAGCATATTTCACACCTTGTGTGCAACACAATCAAGTTCAAACCCAACTGACGCAATCGAACTTTTGATCCAAGATGGAATCAGTATTAATGTAAGGAGCAAAGACGGATGGAACGTACTACATACTTTGTgtgcaaacaattcaagcTCAATATTGATAGACGCAATCAAAAaattaatccaactcggaatcaaCGTCAACGCAAAGAGCAACAGCGGATTAAACGCTCTACACGCCTTGTGtgcaaaaaattcaagttcaaatttaGTTGCCGCAACCCAGGTTTTAATTGAACTCGGAATCGACAAGAACGCCAAGGACAAGGATGGATTTAACGTCCTCCATTTTCTGTgtgcaaacaattcaaatcAGAACTTAATTGATGCGATCACCTTTTTCGTTGAAGAAGGAATCGATATCAATTCAAAGAGAAGGAACGGATGGAACGCACTCCACACTCTGTGTGCAAACAATTGCAGTCCATACTTGGTTGAAACCATCAAGTTGTTGATAAAACTCGGAATCGACACAAATGCAAAGAGCAACAAAGGACTGAGCGCATTACACGTTTTGTGCGCGCATAATTCAAGCCCATATTTAACTGATGCAATCACATTCTTAATCCAAAACGGAATGGATAGGAATGCAATAGACAAAGACGGCTTTAACGCACTCCATACTTTATGCGCATACAATTTAAGCCCAAAGTTTACTGACGCTATCCTATGCTTAATGCAACACAATATTGCCAAGGATGCAAAGATCAATAACGGATGGAACATTTTACATGTTATGTGCGCAAATAACCCAAATCCAAACATAGCCAAAGTAATTCACCCCTTAATCAACTACGCCGCGGATGTTAAGGGCGAAGAGGGGCACAACATACTTCATGCATTGTGCATTAATAATGTAAATCCAAACTTAGTTGCTCTAATCGATTACATAATAAGTTTGGGAATCCATGTCAACGCAAAAGACGAAGAGGGGCATAACGTGCTCCATACACTATGTGCAAACAATTCATCTTCAAATTTAGTCGGAGCAATCGAGCGTTTAGTTAAAAAAGGAATAGCTGTGAATGCAACAAACGAAGACGGGCAAACCGCTCTCCATTACTTGTGTGCGAAACATTCAAGCAAACATTTAATTGAAGCCATCAAACTGTTGATCGAACTTGGAATTGATATCCATGCAACGGACAAAAACGGATGGAATGCGCTACACTTCCTGTGCGAATATAATTCCAATGAAAACCTATTCGACGCGGTCAAAGTTTTAATTGAACTAGGAATTGAGATTAATTCCAACGGTTATGACGCGCAAATTCTCTTACGCAACagttacaaaaaagaaaacttggaGGAAATCATAAAACTATTTGAAAAGACATACGCTGTTAATGGTTAA